A genomic segment from Gracilinanus agilis isolate LMUSP501 chromosome 1, AgileGrace, whole genome shotgun sequence encodes:
- the C1H19orf44 gene encoding uncharacterized protein C19orf44 homolog: MSAARKASLLNTSHLANDFFYDSSDVSIGDMRMKETQNRVLRSEGLAKTPFSQSRFLKRKQNADENQFFLKGSTSREIESRTALSKSLTTASKIRANAALMKLAQIETKIMSRKLQVDLSDTETDGKSADDIHLDQRTEALSLKNVSAIPWKCEDKLPIASSNERVSRFLKKKGPDIENIAHSAQFGNVKTSQPLKQKEPVRKLVSLDSDEEEMKLLLGNLVKPFSDKEISKNAILLNTELKEDEYEALSVDENQPGPLSLPREGFSSLKIFRTLCLPEESCQETTSRDSPSKTLSPQSGFSANQTSRSPSLSIMHYFSNPTSTSPKMEHVQLAFSPEETKIGSLDELFSEASSESLNDFKVNILSLDDLAPDNVSEKELGQKEKDQRTKQPSKELNTDVPVVRGIQRRSARDMSPETSVNITSLDTEEESHTVSEICEDVNEESVTSSRERSISSRRSPSPRLQESTINSVYSEDFEKSPSSTVSGQTAYSQESLDKTLESLSESPSCSKRDLSTQSEEPGKKWSENVKRILVKEVAVQTCDPAFTYNWTKESMATIGPSLGRTYVDPEPIASHVITADAIEALTAYSPTVFALNDMLKQQLTLTKQFMETSRYLHFSLLKSLEDDTFHYHTLEDAKEYIRNHKSPPLTIEKALEEVVKEMSNQ; encoded by the exons ATGTCAGCAGCAAGGAAAGCCAGCCTGTTAAATACCAGCCACTTagctaatgattttttttatgattctaGTGATGTTTCCATAGGAGATATGAGGATGAAAGAAACTCAGAATAGGGTCCTCAGAAGTGAAGGCCTTGCTAAGACACCTTTTAGCCAAAGCAGATTcctaaagaggaaacaaaatgctGATGAAAACCAATTTTTCTTGAAGGGTAGTACTTCAAGGGAGATAGAGAGCAGGACAGCTTTAAGTAAATCACTAACAACTGCTTCCAAGATCAGGGCTAATGCAGCTTTGATGAAACTGGCACAGATAGAAACTAAAATCATGAGCCGAAAGCTACAGGTTGATTTGTCTGACACCGAAACAGATGGGAAGAGTGCTGATGACATTCATTTGGATCAGAGAACTGAAGCCCTTTCTCTAAAGAATGTAAGTGCCATTCCCTGGAAATGTGAGGATAAACTTCCTATTGCCAGCAGCAATGAAAGAGTCAGTCGGTTTCTGAAGAAGAAAGGTCCAGACATTGAAAACATAGCCCATTCAGCACAGTTTGGAAATGTCAAGACATCTCAACCATTGAAACAGAAAGAGCCAGTTAGAAAGCTGGTTTCTCTGGATAgcgatgaagaggaaatgaaattgtTGCTGGGAAATTTAGTGAAGCCTTTCAGTGATAAAGAGATATCTAAGAATGCCATTCTTTTGAACACAGAACTTAAGGAGGATGAATATGAGGCACTTTCTGTG GATGAAAATCAGCCTGGTCCACTTTCTCTACCCCGTGAAGGATTTTCCAGTCTCAAGATTTTTCGGACATTATGTCTGCCAGAGGAAAGCTGTCAAGAAACAACCTCTCGTGATAGCCCTTCAAAAACTCTTTCCCCACAGAGTGGCTTTTCAGCTAACCAAACTTCAAGATCACCATCACTTTCAATAATGCATTATTTTTCAAATCCCACATCAACTTCTCCTAAAATGGAACATGTACAGCTCGCATTTTCACCTGAGGAGACTAAAATTGGATCATTGGATGAATTGTTCTCTGAAGCATCCAGTGAGAGCTTAAATG attttaaagtaaatattttatcCCTTGATGATTTGGCTCCAGATAATGTCAGTGAGAAAGAACTGGGACAAAAA gaaaaagaTCAGAGAACAAAACAACCAAGCAAGGAATTAAACACAGATGTGCCAGTTGTAAGAGGTATACAAAGAAGAAGTGCCAGAGACATGAGCCCAGAGACAAGTGTGAACATTACTTCTCTTGACACTGAAGAGGAAAGTCACACTGTAAGTGAAATATGTGAGGATGTGAATGAGGAGTCTGTAACCTCTTCTAGAGAGAGAAGTATTTCCAGCAGGAGATCACCATCTCCTAGACTTCAGGAGAGTACTATCAACTCAGTGTATTCTGAAGATTTTGAAAAATCTCCAAGTTCAACAGTATCTGGGCAGACAGCCTACTCCCAGGAGTCATTAGACAAGACACTGGAGTCTTTGTCTGAGAGCCCTTCATGTTCTAAAAGAGACCTTTCCACCCAGTCAGAAGAGCCTGGTAAAAAATGGAGTGAGAATGTGAAGAGAATATTAGTGAAAGAAGTGGCTGTTCAGACCTGTGATCCTGCCTTCACCTACAACTGGACAAAGG AGAGCATGGCAACCATTGGCCCAAGTTTGGGTAGAACTTATGTGGATCCTGAACCTATTGCCAGTCATGTGATTACTGCAGATGCAATAGAAG CTCTGACAGCCTACAGTCCCACAGTCTTTGCTCTGAATGACATGTTAAAACAGCAGCTGACATTGACAAAGCAGTTTATGGAAACTAGTCGGTATCTGCATTTTTCTCTCCTAAAGTCCCTGGAAGATGACACCTTCCATTATCATACATTGGAAGATGCTAAAGAG TATATTAGGAATCACAAGTCACCACCACTGACAATTGAGAAAGCTTTGGAGGAAGTTGTAAAGGAAATGTCGAATCAATAA